A region from the Gossypium hirsutum isolate 1008001.06 chromosome A08, Gossypium_hirsutum_v2.1, whole genome shotgun sequence genome encodes:
- the LOC107928371 gene encoding isopentenyl-diphosphate Delta-isomerase I, whose protein sequence is MLMLLNTPYALSLSRSLASSSFPSPPTRRLLFLSSTFTLPPPRFPHSSLVSSRVSPSFRTQASAATATMGDAPDVGMDAVQRRLMFEDECILVDESDNVVGHESKYNCHLWEKILTGKMLHRAFSVFLFNTKYELLLQQRSATKVTFPLVWTNTCCSHPLYRESELISENHLGVRNAAQRKLLDELGIPAEDVPVDQFVPLSRMLYKAPSDGKWGEHELDYLLFIVRDVNVHPNPDEVAEAKYVNRDQLKELLRKADAGEDGLKLSPWFRLVVDNFLFKWWDHVEKGTLKEVSDMETIHKL, encoded by the exons ATGCTTATGCTTTTAAATACTCCATACGCCCTCTCACTTTCTCGCTCATTAGCTTCTTCCTCTTTCCCTTCTCCTCCCACGCGCCgccttcttttcctttcttccaCTTTTACCCTTCCTCCCCCTCGATTCCCCCATTCCTCCCTCGTTTCCTCGAGGGTATCCCCGTCTTTTCGCACCCAAGCTTCAGCCGCCACCGCGACCATGGGTGACGCTCCCGACGTTGGCATGGACGCTGTCCAAAGACGCCTCATGTTTGAGGATGA ATGTATTTTAGTGGACGAGAGTGATAATGTTGTTGGCCATGAATCGAAGTACAACT GTCATTTGTGGGAAAAGATTCTAACTGGAAAGATGCTGCATAGAGCATTCAGTGTATTTTTGTTTAACACAAAATATGAGTTGCTCCTTCAG CAACGATCTGCAACAAAGGTAACATTCCCTCTTGTCTGGACAAACACCTGTTGCAGCCATCCTTTATATCGTGAATCTGAGCTTATTTCTGAGAATCATCTTG GGGTGAGGAATGCTGCCCAAAGGAAGCTTTTGGACGAGCTCGGTATTCCTGCTGAAGATGTTCCTGTTGATCAGTTCGTCCCACTGAGCCGCATGCTCTACAAGGCACCTTCTGACGGCAAGTGGGGCGAGCATGAAC TTGATTACCTCCTATTCATTGTCCGAGATGTTAATGTTCATCCAAACCCTGATGAGGTAGCAGAGGCTAAATACGTGAACCGTGACCAACTGAAGGAGTTACTGCGTAAAGCTGATGCTGGTGAAGACGGTTTGAAACTGTCACCATGGTTCAGACTTGTCGTGGATAATTTCTTGTTCAAGTGGTGGGATCATGTCGAAAAAGGGACCCTTAAGGAAGTAAGTGACATGGAAACCATTCATAAGCTGTGA